A segment of the Pristiophorus japonicus isolate sPriJap1 chromosome 1, sPriJap1.hap1, whole genome shotgun sequence genome:
GAAGGACAGCGTTGTCCGTGGTCTTGCTCCTCCCCCTTAAAATTCCGATGATAGCCAGCGTCGGTCACTGGATTTACGCCTTCTGGGCCAAGGCGAGTATGGTTGTTTGGATTTGGAGGACTacgatcagaatctgtggagagcccGCACACATCCAAGGATTCTGTGCTTGTGTGCCCGAAGAAAATATTAGCTGCTGCGTGGGGAAGATCCCGAGCAGCCTCAGTCTCAAGAACGCATTTCTCAACAAGTTCAAAGCTGTTACTCTCAAGTGGGTTAGTGGTTGTGCCTACAGTGCTGTTGTTACATTCCATGCTTGTAACAATCACATCGTCGCTATCACTTTCAATGGTTATAACCAGGGGGGAGAGACAGGCTTCCTCTGTCCTTTCGTTGCTTTTTTCctttttgtgtttctttttgtgtttcTTCTTTTTCTTATGGCGCCTGCTAGCTTCGGTTGCCTTCCCCTCGTACACTATTTCCACACTTGAACTCCTTTTCTTCTCTTTGTGCTTTTTCGACTTTGGCTCACTGCCTAACGCATTCTCAAATAATGCAGAGCCACTTTTAGAGTTGTTGCTGCACTGCGAAAGAGGGCCGGGAGAGCTGCCCTCCTTTCTGGGCATCACGTGAATCTCTGATGATAAATTAGTAATCTGCAAGCTTGCACTTTTGCTCTCTTTGACAGATGAACTTTCCAAATAGTGAGTTTTATATTTTCTTTTGCCCCCGGGCTTCTCATGCCGCCCCTTATCAGTCCTACCAGAAGTAGTTCTAGACCTGGTACTGGACGGGCTTCTTGATTGGTAACTTCTGTATTGGTAATAGACATCTTCCCTATGGCTACTTGGGCTTCTGAAGCTTGTACTATCGGAGCTAGATCGAATTCTATAATCTGAACATGGCGACCTTCTCCTGTGGTGAGTTCTGGTTCCAGTTACAGAATCATGGCCATCGTTTGTCCTACTATGGTAACTGTATCTTTCCCACTGATACGAAAAGCCCCTGTTTCTTTCTTGGTATTCCCTCATATAGCTGTAAGTCCTCTCCCTACTTCTGGACCTTCTCTGGTCTCTCACGGTCGCATAGTCTCTGCTCCAAGAGCGTGATCTAGCTCGGTGCCTGCAAACCACGCTGTCGCTGTTCTGCGACCTCGTCCGACTTCGTGTGGACGACGCTCTCTCTCGGTTCCTCGACCTCCTCCTGTCTCGGGTTTGAGTGCTGCCCGACCTGGCCCTCTCTCTTGATGAAGATCGATCTCTACGGCTTCTGCGGCTACAGTCTTTGGCTTGATGTTCGCCTCTGTTGTAAGAGTAAGTCACCATGGTCCTGTCCCTGCTGCTTGAGCGCTCATGTCTCCTGAGATCACGCTTGTCTCTGCTTTCAGATGGGACTCTGAATCGATCCCTGGAATCGCCGTGTGCCCTGCTTGGCCTCCTTGCTCTGTGCCTACCCGAGGAAGTGGTGCTGCCCCCAGAACAGGAGCTTTTCTTGTGACCATGGCGCTTCTCCCTTTTTGACCGAGAGCTCTTTTTCCGTTTGGCTTTCTTCCTTTCCCAGTGGTCCCTGGACAGGGACGACCTggcagaggcagaggaggaggacctGGCGGTGGAGGAGGACCAGTCGCTGGTGCTGGAGCCGTGAAATTGAATGTGGACCGGCTGGCTCACGGCCTCGGTGCTGGTGAGCTGGAGGGAGAGCTCGGAGTCAGAACTCAGCTCGATGAGCTCGGGCGTCCTCTCGGCCAGGGGCTTCACGTAGCCAATGATCAGGCAGTCTTCGGCCGAGCGGGTCAAGGCCTCTTCCTTGGTGCCGGGGTCGGTCTTTATGGGCGCGGCCAGCAAGGAGGCAGCTTGTGGCAGCGGGGGAGGTGGCTGCAGTGCCTCTTCGGGGGTCTGATCGGGCGAGGAGTCCCCCGGTTCCAAGGCCTCGGCCAGCGAGTAGGAAGGGCCAGGTGTTTCATCGTCCCAGGCTGCCTGGCTGAGGGGCAGGGGCGACTCGAGAGGGTGGGGAGAGCTTCTGGCTCCGGCCCGGTGCTGGGCGCTGTCGGGCGAGATGGCGATCACTGAGAGATCCGAGTCACTCTCTCCTCCGTGGGGCgggacaggaggaggaggagggggcggggccGGACAGTCGTACTCGGCCCGTTGGTCGTAGGTGTCCATGTTGAAGGGCGCCCGGGCGAAGCTGGCGAACTCGTGCAGGAAGTGCTCGGTGCGTCCGAGCAGGAAGGGCCGCAGCTCCCGTTGGAAGGCCAGGCCTTCCAGGTCGTGGCGCACCAGGTTGGAGAGCACGATGTGCTGCACGATGCTGAGCACCGAGCCGTGCGAGCCTAGCAGGACGCGCAGCTCCCGCCTCAGCCAGGGCACCAGGCGGTGCAGGCAGGCGGCGTTGCGGCGGAAGAAGCCGGCCGAGATGTCCCGGCTGCGGCCGCCGTCCCGCACCCCCCTCACCCGCATCCCCGCCCGGTACAGCTCCCGCCGGAAGCTCAGCATCTCCTGCTCCCGGGCCCGCTCCTCGGACTGGGCCCGCCGCCCGCCACCCAGCCGCCGCACCATCAGCCGACGCATGCTGCGCCCACCCCCCCGCCCTTGCCCCAGGCCCTCAAACACCACCCCGCTCTCGGGCAGCAGCCCGGCCTGGATGGCCCCCGCGCGACGCTCCCGGGTCAGCGTGGTGCGGTAGCGGAACCGCGGGCTGCCCGCCGCCGCCGAGCCCAAGCTGTTTTCCGCCACCTTCAGCACATACTCCTGGAAGTCATTCTCAGCCCGCACGCTGTGGAAGATGGAGTGGAAGGGCTGCTTGCACAGGGGGCACTCAGCCTTGTTGCGAGCCCACTCCTGGATGCAGCGGAAGCAGAACTTGTGGAAGCAGCGGTCGATGTAAGACATGTTGTCAAAGCGGTCCAGGCAGATGGGGCATTTGGCATCTGGCGAAGCCTCGGCCCGCACGCCAGGGCCGATTTTGCTGCTTTCAGCTTCTGGCGAAAATTGCTTCTCCGCGTTCAACTCTTCTGTAGCAGACGCCATCATCTGAAAACCAAAAGTAAAAatcccaatgaagtactcttgaacccATACAAAAATAAAGACTGAGGAAAGATGTCACGTTCGCCCCAACCCGCCCTGTAAAATCCACTGAAGTTATCCATGTGTAGTACAGATAAGCTGGAAATCGGATCCCAGGCCTCTGCCACTCTATAGCCAGGAGGCTCATGACCTGGGGCCTGGGGTGACTTGCTTTCGAGTTTACCCTCCCCCTGGGGAGTACCTGAAACCAAACCAATGTTAACATACCAAGCTTACTTTGTCAGGAACTACAGGTGCCAACACAAGCACAACCACTTTGTGCCACCTCATATCTCATTTTTAAATATGACAATAGAACAAGGATTTGGCTTAAAATATATGGCCAGAGTACAACGTATtgctcagggacttgagcacataagtctaagctgacactcccagtgcagtgctgaaggagtgctgcactgtcggaggtgccatctttcggatgagacattaaaccaaggccccacctgctctcaggtgaatataaaagatcccatggtactattttgaagaagagcaggggagttatctcccatgtcctggccaatatttatccctcaatcaacataacaaacagatgatctggttattatcacattgctgtttgtgggagcttgctgtgcacaaattgactgtcgcgtttcgcacattacaacagtgaccatactccaaatgtacttcattggctgtaaagcaccttgggacgactggtggccgtgaaaggtgctatgtaaatgcaattcAGTCTCTCTTTTAATTTACAGGTGGAACCTTGCTGATCTAGAGTGCATCTGCTTTGTAAAGCAATTGGACAGCACCAGCTGGATAACACTTTGCTCGGCAGCATTTCTCAAATGTACCATTGTAGGACACCCGCATCTGCAGCGTGGGATAGTTAAGGAGTATATCCATGTTATAAAAAGAatctagaggcactggagaaggtgcaaaaaggatCGACATTGATGATGTCAGAGCTGAGAGGTTTATACACAAaagaaaagattgaacaggctggggctcttttctccagaaggcggctgagaggtgacctgatagaggattTGAAAGAGTAGACGTAGATGTTTCTCCTTATGGGAgtgaccaaaactaggggtcataaatataaggcagtcactaataaatccaataaggaatacaggagaaacttctttactcagagcggTGAGAACATGGAccttggagtggttgaggcaaatggcatagatgcatttacgGGGGAGCTagttaaacatatgagggagaaagggatagaaggttatgctgatgaggtgagatgaagtagggtggcaggaggctcatgtggagcataaacaccagcacagatcagcaggtcaggcagcatctgtggagagagaaaaagagttaacgtttcaggtcgatgacccttcgtcagaactggaaaaagttaaaagagatgtgacagattttaaagcaaatgtaggggcagggaaagggggggtggAATAACAAAAGGGACGATCTGTGATAGGATAGAAGGCAGAAAAGATTGAGacacaaaaaggatgatggtgcaatgcaaaaggagatggtaatgggacaagtcatgagtctagatagggtgtaaatggagatgacagaatcatcaacagatgccatgggaaagaggaaaaaaagaaaaaaaacaggggcagaggttatggtttgaaattgtttaaCTTGATGTTGAGTCTGAAACAGTTCtgtctaatgaagctcaacgcaagctcgaggaacagcatctcatctttcgtttaggcactttacaaccttctggactcaacagcgaattcaacaatttcaaaccataacttctgcccctattttttttcttttccatgGCATCTATTAATGATACtgtcatttccatttacaccctatctagactaatttATTTCCTAACTTGTCCTGTTACcattttttgccttgcaccatcatcccttttgtctcaatctcttctgccttccatcccatgacagaccttcccttttgttcttttctcccttcCCTCCTTTTCCTGCACctccacttgcttaaaaacctgttgcatctctaattTTTTCTAGTTCTGACGGAAGGTTATCGacataaaacgttaactctgtttctctatccacagatgctgcctgatctgctaattatttccagcattttctgtttttttgtttcagattccagcatgggccaaatggcgtgtttctgtgctgtaaaattctatgcaaGATACGAGagctgaaataatctagagttTATAGACAGTTTGATCCAAAAACAAGAGGTTACTTAATTGCCTATCTTTCTTAATTGTGTATGTGACAGCATTCCGTTTCTGTTCTGTAcatactatgtaattctatgtaaccctTATGTTCTGTAGCTCTACATGCCAAATAATTACCCAGTCAAGCCTAAAGATTTTCAGACAGTTCGTCTACCTGGCTCTTCCTCCCTCGGTCCCAAATTCTCAACAACTTATAGCTGAAGCTGAAACCAGGATCTGCATCTTTGTGGGCGTTCTTCAACAATACCTCTCAAACCCGCAActtctactgcctagaaggacaagggcagctggcgcacgagggcagcagacgcatgggaatacCAGCACCTCCAAATCACACGACATCCTGATttggaactatatcgccgttccttcatcgtcactgggtcaaaatcctggaactctcttcctaacagcactgtaggagccccttcaccacacagactgcagcggttcaagaaggtggctcaccaccaccttctcaaggtgcaattagggacgggcaataaatgctggccttgccagcgaatcccacatcccatgaatgaatttaaaaaaaaagagtacgTGCAGCGATGCTTTGATATTTGGGTTGCCATTATGGATTGAAATAACAGTGATTTCAATTTCATGCAGGAAGTAATACTGTGGACTTCAATCCATTCTAGCCAACTTGGAAAACACAACCAAATATCATAAATGTAAAAATTTACACAATCCATTACTGACACTGAGGACCACAAATTAAAGCAGTAGCATTTGCACTTTCCCTCCAATATATTCAAATTTCCAAAGCAATTGAATCCTCCCTGTTCTCACATCCAAGTTCCCTCAAGCTTAATGAACCATGGAAGAGTTGTCCAATTACCTTGTCGAGGTCAGCAATATCATTGTGGGTTGGTAGAAGTAACTGCAGCTATGTAGCACCACTCAACTGAAGTCTGAAGTTCAATATCCCAGGTAGCATGTATGTAGTAAAGGGAAATATAGTGACCCTGCCACTGTACATTCTTTTGAGACTGTATGGATGGAGAAGGGACTGTCTGGGTtctggagagaggtgggggggagggggaagaagaaacCGGAGACAATACACACATCCCACTCGCCTTCTCAACCAGAAGTTTAGTTTAACCTGCACACATAACTGTTATTCCTCAATCTATCTGCCACAAAGCAAGCTAAAGAATGCGGATGAGGTGACCTCCTCTCTCCCTCGCCTGTTCCCATCAGCTTTCCGTACAACCATGAGAATGACCAGTGATGAATGATAAAACTCCAGGATAAGTACGAGTGCCAAGGTCAGTCCACTGGATTTAAAATCTAGATCTCCAACTTTAATATTAGTATCTCCATGACTCCGATAAGTGCATCTAACATTATAACTAACAATAATGAGCTAGAATTTTGCCTTCATTTTCAACAGTTTTCTCGgagtacagctgttttttgatgaaaaaccgcccAGCAAAAGTTctctctttatttatttattttttaaaaaaagagttccacccacattttgaaaagaccgccggGTAGCAAACCGCCcatgtgcaccgccgagaaaaccgccaggatctaagttttgcctcagtGGAGGACCCATACAAATCACAGAGGAAACTGCCCATGAAATACTGCcggaacagggcggtaggtgagtaccctgcaaagaaaggcaagttaaaggttttttaaaatttttttaattcTAAAACAGCAATTGCGTTAatgtgtcttgagaatgttttataactttttattttttgtttaattgaaaaaatatttttgagttttcctccccccccccaccgcagccttggactaaattttagtacttaccatccattcctgTAAGAACCGCCGGTTTCACCTAGTTTCTTTCGCCTTTAACCACCGAGAATAttggtgtaagatccattttctcgctgggtgataatttttaccttaattatggaaattttcaccagtgtTAATTGCAAAATATTAGCTTTTTTTTCTGGGTGACAATCGGGCGTCAAGGggttttagggaaagtctagccctataaactttaatgtaggaaaacatctcgaggcgcttccccccccccccccccacccaaacgctTTCTGTGTAGAAATCATAACTTGCTATAGCCTAGGACATCCTGCAACTTTTTAATGTTTTACAAAAATCAATAGGTTATAACAAGTCTCAAtagaaatgtgtgtgtgtttgtgtatgtgcgtgtgatatatataaaaaatacacatacatacacacctggattcctttacccagagagtggtgagaatgtggaacccgctaccacgTAGAGTAGTggagatgaatagcatagatgcatctaagagaaagctagataagtaaatgagggataaaaacagaaaatgatggaaatctcagcaggtcaggcagcacctgtggagaggaagcagagttaacatttttggtcgatgaccctccgtcagaactggagtgtgttcgaaaagaacagattcttaacaaacactgaaaggggaagaaagaacaaaagggaatgtctgtgatagggtggattagagagacaaaagggatgatggcccaaattcaaatggtaatgccaggagttagaaaaatatgtccagataggatgtgaatggtgggattatgaccaattgccattagagacaaggagaaaaaaagaaacaaacaGGCTCtgaagggggtggggaaggaaagggAGTCAAAGATTGGCAGCCGTTagtctctgaaatttttgaactcgatgttgagtccagaaggctgtaaagtgtcgcaacgaaagatgaagtgctgtccctcgagcttgcgttgaaacAGTGTAGGGGACAGAGAACAGAGAGGTCAGATTGggcatgcagtggagaattaaagtgacaggtgattggaagctcagggtcacacttgcggactgaacagaggcgCTCCgcaaaagcgatcacccaatctatgcttggtctccccaatgtaagggaaccctgtcatggttctgagagggaggggaaggggtgagagcagaagtgcgtgaAACAGAACTGACACGGTCGAGgggcatgttaaccatggcggaggggaatcctctgttgaggaaaaaggaagacatgtcagaggcactagtgtgaaatgtggcatcgtcagagcagatgcgacggagacggagaaactgggagaatggaatggagtccttacaggatgcgggctcGGAGGAGGtgtaatccaggtagctgtgggagtcagtgggcttatagtgaatattggtcaaaagcctatccccagagatagagacggagaagtcgaggaagggaagagttggaggaaTTGgctccaatacagtcatcaatgtattggaaaaagaggtgagggaggggagccGAGTACGACTGGAACAGTTGGTCATaaccccaccattcacaccctatctcgactaatgtttttctaactcctggcatcaccatttgaatttgggccatcaatcatcccttttgtctctctaatctcttttgtcttccaacctatcagatcttcccttttgttctttctttcccccactcccccctttcAGCGCTTGTTAagaatcttttttaaaaaaaaacactccagttctgacgaagggtcatcaacccgaaacgttaactgcttcctctccacagatgctgcctgacctgctgagatttccagcattttctgtttttattccagatcccagcatccgcaatattttgcttttgtgtaactaaatgagggagaaaggaatagaatgatatcCTGATGGGGCGACATGAaagagagtgggaggaggctcgtgtgcagtATAAATACAGCATggaccagctgggccgaatggccaatttcCGTGCTCTAAATTCTATGTCATTCCTCTTATCCTCCCCATCATGTGGGATCTTATAGCGGAGAGGGCAGACCAGCTGGCTGCCACATTTTTAGTCTTTTCAAATCACTATTACTAGTAAGGTTCAGTAATCACTGTGCTTACACAGCAGCACAGGAAAGGATAAGCTAGGATGGAAGTACTGTAGGATGG
Coding sequences within it:
- the LOC139268925 gene encoding E3 ubiquitin-protein ligase Topors-like, yielding MWIGSVMDPLMMASATEELNAEKQFSPEAESSKIGPGVRAEASPDAKCPICLDRFDNMSYIDRCFHKFCFRCIQEWARNKAECPLCKQPFHSIFHSVRAENDFQEYVLKVAENSLGSAAAGSPRFRYRTTLTRERRAGAIQAGLLPESGVVFEGLGQGRGGGRSMRRLMVRRLGGGRRAQSEERAREQEMLSFRRELYRAGMRVRGVRDGGRSRDISAGFFRRNAACLHRLVPWLRRELRVLLGSHGSVLSIVQHIVLSNLVRHDLEGLAFQRELRPFLLGRTEHFLHEFASFARAPFNMDTYDQRAEYDCPAPPPPPPPVPPHGGESDSDLSVIAISPDSAQHRAGARSSPHPLESPLPLSQAAWDDETPGPSYSLAEALEPGDSSPDQTPEEALQPPPPLPQAASLLAAPIKTDPGTKEEALTRSAEDCLIIGYVKPLAERTPELIELSSDSELSLQLTSTEAVSQPVHIQFHGSSTSDWSSSTARSSSSASARSSLSRDHWERKKAKRKKSSRSKREKRHGHKKSSCSGGSTTSSGRHRARRPSRAHGDSRDRFRVPSESRDKRDLRRHERSSSRDRTMVTYSYNRGEHQAKDCSRRSRRDRSSSRERARSGSTQTRDRRRSRNRERASSTRSRTRSQNSDSVVCRHRARSRSWSRDYATVRDQRRSRSRERTYSYMREYQERNRGFSYQWERYSYHSRTNDGHDSVTGTRTHHRRRSPCSDYRIRSSSDSTSFRSPSSHREDVYYQYRSYQSRSPSSTRSRTTSGRTDKGRHEKPGGKRKYKTHYLESSSVKESKSASLQITNLSSEIHVMPRKEGSSPGPLSQCSNNSKSGSALFENALGSEPKSKKHKEKKRSSSVEIVYEGKATEASRRHKKKKKHKKKHKKEKSNERTEEACLSPLVITIESDSDDVIVTSMECNNSTVGTTTNPLESNSFELVEKCVLETEAARDLPHAAANIFFGHTSTESLDVCGLSTDSDRSPPNPNNHTRLGPEGVNPVTDAGYHRNFKGEEQDHGQRCPSPRTGLPKNSSDRPPLILKIPKRFINGANLFNRSTENA